The DNA sequence AGCGGCTGGAGCTCCATCGACGCCATCAAAAACGACCGCCTATACGTCATTGACCAGGATATCATGAGTGAGCCAGGAATAAGAGTCGCGGATCAGGTTCAAGCTGTAGCAGCTTGTCTTTACCCGCAACTTTTTTAGTTCCTCCTCCTCATTTTAGGGGAAAACCGTGACAAGCAACATAGAAACCGCGTATTCGAAGCGTTCAAAGCGTTGGAAACTAATCCTGGCTTTGCTTGTCATCGGCCTATTTTTCACAGTCATTGTTTCTTTAAACATCGGTTACGCACCGATCTCTTTCTCAGAGATCTTGGCAATACTGGGCAGGCAGATTCCCCTGCTTAACACCTCCATCCACTCCTCCTCGATTCTTCCAAGCACCGCAGCCATAATTCTCGACATCCGCTTACCCCGCGTTTTAGCCGCCGTCGTCATCGGCGCCGGTTTAGCCGCTTCAGGCGTCCTCTACCAGGGCGTATTTAAGAATCCGATGGCTGACCCCTACGTGCTGGGGGTATCCGCAGGCGCGTCAGTGGGAGCAGGCGTCGGAATACTGTTTGGTTCGGGCCTTAGCCTGCTGGGGTTCCCGATTGCCCAGACAGCGGCGTTCATCGCTGCATTAGCCACGGTGTTTATCGTCTATAACATCTCCCGAGTCGGCTCTAGGGTGCCTGAGATGACGCTTCTGCTTTCAGGAATCGCCATAACGATCTTTCTCTCCGCCGTTTACCAGATTATGCAGGTTGTTTCAACCAACTTTGAACTCCACGCGCTCGTCAGCTACATGATCGGCGGCATATCAAACGTGGGTTGGAGCGCTATCTGGAAGATAACTCCCTTCATCATAGTCGGCATAGTGCTCTCCTACATCTTCGCCCGGGACCTAAACATGATATCGCTAGGCGAAGACACTGCTCAGCATCTGGGCGTAAACACCGAGCGCACCAAAAAGATACTGCTGACTTTGGGTGCAATGATGACTGCCGCCGCGGTTTCAATCAGTGGCCTCATCGGGTTTGTGGGCTTGATGATACCGCATATTACGCGGTTGCTGATGGGCCCGGATCATAGGCTGCTGCTTCCCGCGTCGGTTGTTGTAGGCGCAATTTTCCTTGTTGTCTGCGACGCCTTAGCTAGAGTTATCACTGGCGCTGCAGAGTTGCCCGTCGGCGTGATAACCGCCATCGCGGGGGGACCCTTCTTTATTTTCCTGCTTCGAAGAAAGAAGATGAATTATAGGATGTGAGGGCATGGTGACGTTAAGCGTAAATGGAGTAGAATGCCGCTACGGCTCCATCAAAATCTTACAGGACATCAGCTTAGACGTCAAGCCCGGCGATTTCGTAGGTATCCTTGGCCCCAACGGCTCAGGCAAAACCACCCTCCTTAAAAGCATAAGCCGAGTGCTCAAGCCCCATGGCGGCTCCATACTCATCGACAAAGACGACATTTACCGGCTTAAACCGATGGATGTTGCTAAGAAGATGGCGGTGGTTCCCCAGGACAGCATGGTCGGCTTCAACTTCTCGGTGATGGATGTTGTGCTGATGGGCCGCAACCCCCATCTGGGGCAATTCCAGATGGAGTCAGCAAAAGACGTCGATGTCGCCCGAAAAGCGATGATGTTGACTAACACCTGGAAATTAGCCAGCCGATCCGTGCAGGAGCTAAGCGGCGGCGAGCGGCAACGTGTAATCATTGCCCGCGCGATAGCGCAGGAACCCAAAATACTGCTTTTAGATGAACCCATGAATAACCTGGACATAATTAATCAGCTGGAAATCATGGATTTGGTGAAGAGCCTCTGCGTTAAGCATGACTTAGCGGTTTTAGCGGTTATCCATGACTTAAACATGGCGGCTCGATACTGCACCTCGGTATTGATGCTTAAGGAAGGAAAAGTCTTCGCCGCCGGCGTAGTTGACAAGGTTTTGACCAGCGAGAACATACGCAGCGTCTTCTCAGTGGATGCGTTGGTGCGCAAAAACTTTGTAACTAACTCCCTTGATATTGTTCCACTTTCCCCCCGGAGAGCTAATGTGGAGCAGAAATGCAGTATCCACTTGATCTGCGGCGCCGGAACGGGAACGATGCTGATGAAGACTCTGGTGGATGAGGGCTACTCCGTCACGGCAGGCGTCCTCAACCAGCTAGACTCAGATTACGAGGCCTGCCAGATGCTTAAGGTCCCCGTGGTGATGGATGCCCCCTTCTCAGCCATAACCAACGACGCCTACAACTCGAACCTGGAAGTCATCGCCAACGCAAGCATCGTGGTTTTAACTTCTGTTCCCTTCGGCTTAGGCAACCTTAAGAACCTGGAGGCTGCCAAAGAGGCGCTGAGGCGCGGCATCCCCGTCTACGTTATAGATGAGGTGCCTATAGAGAATCGGGACTTCACTGGCGGGAAAGCCACGGAGCTTATGCGTGGTTTGAGGCGGGATGGCGCTGTTTTTGTTGCTCAGCCCTCGGATATTTTTGGGTTGCTTAAGGTTTCTGAGGCTAAGCAGGTTGGGTTGCCTGAGCGGTCTTTGGCGGGTCATTTGAAAGAGAAAGCTTAGTGCCGTTTGGCGGGCAAGAACATCAAGTAAACCTGAGGTTAACTTGGGTTAAACGAAAATTTATATGGGTTTATGGATGGATTATCCAAAAGAGAGGGAAACTAAAACCTGCACATAATGGAAGGCTTCCTACCCCACCCATGGTGGGAATTCTGGTGGGCAATCACCATACCCATCGTTGCCTACGGAATCTATCGGATGGCCAAAATCGCCAAAAACAACCCTGAAGCCAAACCGCTCCTAGCCCTCATGGGCGCATTCATATTCGTGGTCTCAGCGCTCAAGCTGCCCTCAGTTTTCGGAAGCAGCAGCCACCCCACAGGCTCCGGCTTAGCCTCCATTGTTTTTGGACCCGCCGTAGCCTCTGTATTATCCCTTATCGCACTGATCTTCCAAGCCACCCTGCTCGCACACGGAGGCATCACGACCTTGGGCGCCAACGTCTTCTCCATGGGCATCATGGGGCCAATCGTGGCATGGATTATATGGGTGATCTGCAAAAAAATTCGGGTTCCCACTCAAGCTGCAGTATTCCTTGCGGTAGCTCTAAGCGACCTCTTCACCTACGTTACCACTTCCTTCCAGCTGGCGCTTGCGTTTCCTGGCATAGGCTTTGCAGAATCCTTCCTTACCTTCGTTGGAATATTTGCCGTCACACAAATCCCCCTTGCCATCGGCGAAGGAATCTTAGCTATATTCATCTTTGAGTTCTTAACAAAATACAAAAGCCAAATCCTCACCTCACTAAAGGTTCTGCGTTCCCCCATCACTGGACTAGGCGAGAAAGAGTTCCACCTTAAAAAACAGCATTATGCAATCTTAATCATCATACTTTTGGCGCTGTTTATTCTGCCGCTTATCTTGGTCTCCACAAACATGGCTGGGACTGACGACGCCGCAGCCAACATTATCACCGCTCAAGGCTACACGCCATGGTTCACCCCGGTCCTGGAATTGCCTGAAGAGTTCATTGAGGTGCTTTTCGGGGTGCAAGCCCTCATCGGCGCCTCCATAATCGCCTACATAGTGATAAAGACAAGACGCAAAAACAAACAGCAACCCCGCGTCCACCATGGACATATGCACCGCCGCAGAAGCAATGAAGGCCATGCCAACCTATCCGCTCAAATCGACCGCTACGCCTACATCAACCAATTGGCAAAAACTAGCCCCGCCACCAAAATCTTCTTCGCAGCTTCCCTGCTCCTGTTAAGCGTTCTCTCACCCAACCCTGTGGTGCCTATAACCGTCTTTGTCATATCCCTTATCTTAATCTTGGCGGTAGCGCAGATTCCAATCCGCTTCTACTTCAACCTCTTCCTCTACCCCCTCGCGTTCGCCGGCTTAAGCTGCACATTTATCGCTTTGTTCTTCGGCAACCAGGCACCGCTTGTGGAGGTTCCGTTCCCATGGTTCACCTGGACCATCTACACCAACGGCATAACTATCGCCTTAGCCACATTCTTCCGGGTTCTAGGCGCCATCTCAGCCCTATTCTTTTTGGTGCTAACAACCACAATGAACGACCTCTTCATAAGCCTAAGAAAAATCCGTGTGCCCAAAGTGCTAATCGAAATCAGCCTGCTAATCTACCGCTACATATTCGTCTTCATGGAAGTCGCCGCCAAAATGACCACCGCACAGAAGCTGCGCCTGGGGCAGACCGGCTACCTGAAACGTATCCGCCAAACTTCGCTTCTCGCAGCCAACCTCTTTGTCCGCACGTTGGAGCAGGGAGAACGCACCTTTACGGCTATGAACGCAAGGGGCTACGATGGAAACATCCGTGTCCTTGAAGACCAACCTAAATCCAACTGGGTAACCATCGCAGGCATAATTGTTCTGGACGTTATGTTTACCCTTATCGCATTAAACATAATTCACATTTGGAGTTTCTGGTAAAATGTTGTTTAGAATAGAAAACCTTGTTCACGAATACTCCGACGGCACCGTAGCCCTCGATGACATATCAATAAGCTTTGACCATGCAGAACGCATAGCGCTCCTTGGCACCAACGGCTCAGGAAAAACCACCCTGCTAAACCACCTAAACGGCATCTTAAAGCCCACCAGCGGCAGAATCTTTTTCGATGACAAGCCACTACAATATAATGCCAAATCGCTGCTGGAACTGCGACGACGCGTCGGCTTCGTCTTCCAAGACCCCAACGACCAACTATTCGCCCCAACTGTCAAACAGGATGTTGCGTTCGGACCATTAAACTTGGGCTATACCTCCGAGCATGTTAAGGAACTGGTAGATGAAGCCCTCACAATTGTTGGCATGTCTGAGTATGCCGATAAGCCCCCTCACTTCTTAAGCGGCGGCCAAAAAAAACGTGTAGCTCTAGCCGGCGTGCTTGCTATGCAGCCTGAAGTCATCATAATGGACGAGCCAACCTCCAGCCTTGACCCACGCGCCACAAGCGAGATCCTGCATTTACTACTGCAGCTTAACAAAGAGAAAAGTATAACGCTGCTTCTGGCAACCCATGACGTGGATTTGGTGCCGTTGTTCGCCAGCAAAATGTATGTGCTTGACAAAGGCAAACTTGTATCTGTAGGTACTCCAAGGGAAAGTTTCTCGAACGCCGAGTTAATCCGCAAAGTTAACCTCCGCTCGCCCCGCTTAACCCACCTCTTTGAGGTGCTTAAAACCGAAGATCACCTGCCCATCTCCGATCAGCTACCCCTCACCATCGGTGAAGCCCGAAAAGAAATTCTTAGGCTTTTAAGCATGAATGACAATTCCAAATAGGCTGTAAAATGAGTGCCTTTGAAGCAACCTTAGTGGGCGTCGTAGTCATCGGGTTACTGCATGGGCTTGAGCCGGGGCACGGCTGGCCTCTGGCGCTGCTTTACTCCGCCAAAACCACCCGCCCCACCTTCTATGCGTTTGTAAGCTCCGCGATTCTGGCGGGAGCGCATTTCGTATCCTCCATTGCGGTGGTGCTCATCTACTTAGTGGTGAGTGTTTTCTATGATTTCTCCAGTCCCATCCTTAGCTACATCGCTGCTGTGGTTTTGGTGATTTTAGGCGTCCGGATGCTGCTGGAGAAAGTGAAACCCGAGTTGGAGGCGCAGCATGGGCACTTCCACGACAACGCCCGCGAATTAACCCATATCCACCAGCATGACCACGGCGAAGGCGAAGTCCACAGCCACGAGCACCTGCACCCCAAACGGCTGAATATGAGCCTCTGGAAGCTGGCGAGTTGCGCGTTTGTTTTGGGGTTTGCGCATGAGGAAGAGTTTGCGTTGTTGGCGTTGGCGGTGGGCGGGGTGAGTCCATTGTTGTTGATGGCTTCGTATGGGGTGGCGGTGGCGGCTGGGCTTATCGGTGTGACGCTGCTGGGCGTAGTGATGTATGAGCGCGTCAAGGACCGCATTGCTCGCTTCGAGAAGTATATTCCTAAGGTCAGCGGCGCTATCTTGCTGGCTATGGCGGCGGCGATGGTGCTGGGCGTTCTATGAATATCAATCACTTGTTTTTGCCATAATTTTCTTTAACTTCACATGTTTAACAAATCCCATGGATTATTCGAAAGCGCGAAGGAAACGACTAAAGGCTGCTTTGGCGGAGGCTGAAGCATTTAGAACTGAGCTTGCCAAGAAAACTGGCAATACCCGTCCCGCAGCCGAGATAATTAGAGAAGACCGCGACCACGGTCACTAAAAAGCTTGGTTTTTCCAGTCTTTTTTGTTCTGCTTGTGACAGGTTGCACAACCAGCCTGCAATATGCCTTAACGCCTGATGCCAAAAAGCATTGTTCTGTGCAATCCGCTGGTTGTTGTTGAGTAAAGAGGGGTCCTCCACAACAACAACTATAGAAAAAGGCTAACACAGACTTTGCTGTTATGTTTTGAGGTCGTAGCCTCTCTGCGTTACCATTTTTCCGTTAACCACCTTTGTCGCGGAGTTACCTACCACGATGGTTGTAACCATGTCGATGTCGCAGCCCAGCATCTCCTTAAGCGTGGTTATAGTGTAGGTTTGCCCTTCACGCCCCGCCTGGCGCACGATGCCAACGGGCGTCTCAGGCTTTAAGTGCCTCATCATGATTTCGTATGCCTTCGCTAAGG is a window from the Candidatus Bathyarchaeota archaeon genome containing:
- the cbiQ gene encoding cobalt ECF transporter T component CbiQ, with the translated sequence MLLALFILPLILVSTNMAGTDDAAANIITAQGYTPWFTPVLELPEEFIEVLFGVQALIGASIIAYIVIKTRRKNKQQPRVHHGHMHRRRSNEGHANLSAQIDRYAYINQLAKTSPATKIFFAASLLLLSVLSPNPVVPITVFVISLILILAVAQIPIRFYFNLFLYPLAFAGLSCTFIALFFGNQAPLVEVPFPWFTWTIYTNGITIALATFFRVLGAISALFFLVLTTTMNDLFISLRKIRVPKVLIEISLLIYRYIFVFMEVAAKMTTAQKLRLGQTGYLKRIRQTSLLAANLFVRTLEQGERTFTAMNARGYDGNIRVLEDQPKSNWVTIAGIIVLDVMFTLIALNIIHIWSFW
- a CDS encoding iron ABC transporter permease; translated protein: MTSNIETAYSKRSKRWKLILALLVIGLFFTVIVSLNIGYAPISFSEILAILGRQIPLLNTSIHSSSILPSTAAIILDIRLPRVLAAVVIGAGLAASGVLYQGVFKNPMADPYVLGVSAGASVGAGVGILFGSGLSLLGFPIAQTAAFIAALATVFIVYNISRVGSRVPEMTLLLSGIAITIFLSAVYQIMQVVSTNFELHALVSYMIGGISNVGWSAIWKITPFIIVGIVLSYIFARDLNMISLGEDTAQHLGVNTERTKKILLTLGAMMTAAAVSISGLIGFVGLMIPHITRLLMGPDHRLLLPASVVVGAIFLVVCDALARVITGAAELPVGVITAIAGGPFFIFLLRRKKMNYRM
- a CDS encoding nickel/cobalt transporter; translation: MSAFEATLVGVVVIGLLHGLEPGHGWPLALLYSAKTTRPTFYAFVSSAILAGAHFVSSIAVVLIYLVVSVFYDFSSPILSYIAAVVLVILGVRMLLEKVKPELEAQHGHFHDNARELTHIHQHDHGEGEVHSHEHLHPKRLNMSLWKLASCAFVLGFAHEEEFALLALAVGGVSPLLLMASYGVAVAAGLIGVTLLGVVMYERVKDRIARFEKYIPKVSGAILLAMAAAMVLGVL
- a CDS encoding ATP-binding cassette domain-containing protein gives rise to the protein MLFRIENLVHEYSDGTVALDDISISFDHAERIALLGTNGSGKTTLLNHLNGILKPTSGRIFFDDKPLQYNAKSLLELRRRVGFVFQDPNDQLFAPTVKQDVAFGPLNLGYTSEHVKELVDEALTIVGMSEYADKPPHFLSGGQKKRVALAGVLAMQPEVIIMDEPTSSLDPRATSEILHLLLQLNKEKSITLLLATHDVDLVPLFASKMYVLDKGKLVSVGTPRESFSNAELIRKVNLRSPRLTHLFEVLKTEDHLPISDQLPLTIGEARKEILRLLSMNDNSK
- a CDS encoding ABC transporter ATP-binding protein, whose product is MVTLSVNGVECRYGSIKILQDISLDVKPGDFVGILGPNGSGKTTLLKSISRVLKPHGGSILIDKDDIYRLKPMDVAKKMAVVPQDSMVGFNFSVMDVVLMGRNPHLGQFQMESAKDVDVARKAMMLTNTWKLASRSVQELSGGERQRVIIARAIAQEPKILLLDEPMNNLDIINQLEIMDLVKSLCVKHDLAVLAVIHDLNMAARYCTSVLMLKEGKVFAAGVVDKVLTSENIRSVFSVDALVRKNFVTNSLDIVPLSPRRANVEQKCSIHLICGAGTGTMLMKTLVDEGYSVTAGVLNQLDSDYEACQMLKVPVVMDAPFSAITNDAYNSNLEVIANASIVVLTSVPFGLGNLKNLEAAKEALRRGIPVYVIDEVPIENRDFTGGKATELMRGLRRDGAVFVAQPSDIFGLLKVSEAKQVGLPERSLAGHLKEKA